In one window of Buchnera aphidicola (Rhopalosiphum maidis) DNA:
- the yihA gene encoding ribosome biogenesis GTP-binding protein YihA/YsxC yields MTILNYNKTFFLKSISNISDIKIENGIEIAFVGYSNSGKSSAINALTNQKKLARFSKIPGRTQLINFFQVTSNFRIVDLPGYGYSKAPVLIKIKWQNMIHSYLTTSKALKGLVLLMDIRYPLKIFDEDIIRMSFDYKIPILLLLTKCDKFTINNQKIQFQKVHKKLEKFSNEFHIQLFSSLKKVGIKELKSKLNFWYKKYH; encoded by the coding sequence TTGACTATTTTGAATTATAACAAAACATTTTTTTTAAAGAGTATTTCTAACATTTCTGATATAAAGATTGAAAATGGAATTGAAATTGCTTTTGTTGGTTATTCTAATTCAGGAAAGTCTAGCGCTATTAATGCATTGACTAATCAAAAAAAACTAGCTCGTTTTAGTAAGATTCCTGGCCGTACTCAATTGATTAATTTTTTTCAAGTAACTTCTAATTTTAGAATCGTTGATCTTCCGGGTTATGGTTATTCTAAAGCTCCTGTTTTAATTAAGATAAAATGGCAAAATATGATACATAGTTATTTAACAACTAGTAAAGCTTTAAAGGGATTAGTTTTATTAATGGATATTAGATATCCTTTAAAGATTTTTGACGAAGATATAATACGCATGTCTTTCGATTATAAAATTCCTATTTTATTATTGTTAACGAAATGTGATAAGTTTACAATAAATAATCAAAAAATTCAATTTCAAAAAGTGCACAAAAAATTAGAAAAATTTTCAAATGAGTTTCATATTCAATTATTTTCATCTTTAAAAAAAGTAGGAATTAAAGAATTAAAATCTAAATTAAATTTTTGGTATAAAAAATATCATTAA
- the gmk gene encoding guanylate kinase, which produces MSQGILFIISAPSGTGKSSLIEGLLKTKSLYNIQVSISHTTRVMRPGESHGKHYYFISKKEFRIMIKQQSFLEHAKVFNNYYGTSRQSIEKMLFSGIDVFLDIDWQGANQIRYKMPHSKSIFLLPPSKDELYKRLRERGQDSDTVISKRMEKAVDEMNHYSEYDYLIINDDFQKAINDLKTIIKAEHLCLFHQKNKHNVLISQLLKN; this is translated from the coding sequence ATGTCTCAAGGTATTCTTTTTATTATTTCAGCACCAAGTGGAACGGGAAAATCTAGTTTAATTGAAGGACTATTAAAAACAAAATCTTTATATAATATCCAAGTGTCTATTTCTCATACTACTAGAGTCATGAGACCTGGTGAATCTCATGGAAAACATTATTATTTTATATCAAAGAAAGAATTTAGAATAATGATTAAACAACAGTCTTTTTTAGAACATGCTAAAGTATTTAATAACTATTATGGAACTTCACGTCAATCTATTGAAAAAATGTTATTTTCAGGAATTGATGTTTTTCTTGATATTGATTGGCAAGGAGCTAATCAAATTCGATATAAGATGCCACATTCAAAGAGTATTTTTTTACTTCCTCCATCTAAAGATGAACTATATAAAAGATTAAGAGAAAGAGGACAAGATAGTGATACAGTTATTTCAAAAAGAATGGAAAAAGCCGTTGATGAAATGAATCATTATTCAGAATATGATTATTTAATTATTAATGATGATTTTCAAAAAGCTATAAATGACTTAAAAACTATCATTAAAGCTGAACATTTGTGTTTATTTCATCAAAAAAATAAACATAACGTATTAATTTCTCAATTATTAAAAAACTAA
- the mutS gene encoding DNA mismatch repair protein MutS, whose amino-acid sequence MTENNSYTPMIKQYLSLKSQYPDMLLFYQMGDFYELFYEDAKRVSRLLKITLTKKGYSNKNTIPMAGVPCHTAEYYLSKLVKMGESVAVCDQIKDIHSEKKLLTRQVVRVITPGTITDEAFLEENKDNFIASVWKENNKFAYAVLDISLGFFGVSEYFDKNSLLSEIERTNPTELLYPENFEDILLISNRKCIQKRPLLDFDLEISYKLLNLQFKTSSLNGFGIKKNHFVIRPAGCLINYVKLMHIAYLPHIRKIQFNYMENNIFMNTSTRKSLEITQSISDENKNTLSSVLNKTVTSMGGRLLNRWLNSPLKDLNVIRNRHNMIKCLQPFYKEIQYILSQVSDLERIYSRLALRTALPRDFVRMRSTLNVLPSLDLILKKIKSNNINNLRISIGKFEKILFLLKKSINLTVPSSIRDGGVIAFNYNKKLDELRLLQNNSQKYLKDFEIKEKDRLNIDSFKIRYNNIIGYYIQVNKRHVHLIPQSYLKIQTLKNTERYSIPLLKNYEKKVITAKFQALLLEKTLYIELFDIIEPFLERLKNSAFALSELDVLANLSERSISLNYVCPKMTKKYGISLLDSRHPVVECFLETPFITNSISLSNTNRMLIITGPNMGGKSTYMRQVALIVIMACIGSFVPAKYASIGPIDKIFTRIGSADDVSNGYSTFMMEMTEISNILHNATCNSLILIDELGRGTSNKDGLALAWSCSKYLIIKNKSMILLSTHFIELTKLEKFFKNIQNFHFSAIEHNSSIVFLYKIEKGVSKKSYGISVAALSGIPHIVIKDAKEKLIELESK is encoded by the coding sequence ATGACTGAAAATAATAGTTATACTCCAATGATAAAACAGTATTTATCTTTAAAATCACAATATCCTGATATGTTGCTTTTTTATCAAATGGGTGATTTTTATGAATTGTTTTATGAAGATGCTAAGCGTGTTTCTAGACTGTTAAAAATCACTTTAACAAAAAAAGGTTATTCAAATAAAAACACTATACCTATGGCTGGAGTCCCATGTCATACTGCAGAATATTATCTTTCTAAGCTTGTAAAAATGGGAGAATCTGTTGCAGTTTGTGATCAAATAAAAGATATTCATTCTGAAAAAAAACTGTTAACTCGTCAAGTAGTTCGAGTAATAACTCCTGGTACTATTACAGATGAAGCTTTTCTTGAAGAGAATAAAGATAATTTTATTGCTTCTGTTTGGAAAGAAAACAACAAGTTTGCATATGCTGTTTTAGATATTTCTTTAGGATTTTTTGGTGTTTCTGAATATTTTGATAAAAATTCTTTATTATCAGAAATTGAACGTACAAATCCTACAGAATTGTTATATCCTGAAAATTTTGAAGATATTTTATTGATATCTAATAGAAAATGTATACAAAAACGTCCATTATTAGATTTTGATTTAGAAATTTCATATAAATTATTAAATTTACAATTTAAAACTTCTAGTTTGAATGGATTTGGTATTAAAAAAAATCACTTTGTTATTCGTCCTGCAGGTTGTTTAATTAATTATGTCAAATTAATGCATATAGCATATTTACCTCATATTCGTAAAATTCAATTTAATTATATGGAAAATAATATTTTTATGAATACGAGTACGCGTAAAAGTCTTGAAATTACTCAAAGTATTTCGGATGAAAACAAAAACACTCTCTCTTCAGTATTAAATAAAACAGTAACATCTATGGGTGGAAGATTATTAAATCGTTGGTTAAATTCTCCATTAAAAGATTTAAATGTAATCCGAAATCGTCATAATATGATTAAATGTTTGCAACCTTTTTATAAAGAAATACAATATATTCTTAGTCAAGTTAGCGATTTAGAAAGAATATATTCTCGTTTAGCCTTACGTACAGCTTTACCTCGTGATTTTGTACGAATGCGTTCTACATTAAATGTTTTGCCCAGTTTAGATTTAATATTAAAAAAAATAAAATCAAATAACATTAATAATCTTCGTATTTCTATTGGAAAATTTGAAAAAATATTATTTTTATTAAAAAAATCGATAAATTTAACAGTTCCTTCGTCTATTCGAGATGGAGGAGTAATAGCATTTAATTACAATAAAAAACTTGATGAATTAAGATTGTTACAAAATAATTCTCAAAAATATTTAAAAGATTTTGAAATAAAAGAGAAAGATAGATTGAATATTGATTCATTTAAAATTAGATACAATAATATTATTGGTTATTATATTCAAGTCAACAAACGTCACGTTCATTTGATTCCACAATCTTATCTTAAGATACAAACTTTAAAAAACACAGAACGTTACAGCATTCCTCTACTGAAAAATTATGAAAAAAAAGTTATTACTGCCAAATTTCAAGCTTTGCTTTTAGAAAAAACGCTCTATATAGAATTATTTGATATAATAGAACCTTTTTTAGAACGATTAAAAAATAGTGCATTTGCATTGTCAGAATTAGATGTTTTAGCGAATTTATCAGAACGTTCTATATCTTTAAACTATGTTTGTCCTAAAATGACTAAAAAATATGGTATTTCCTTGTTAGACAGTCGTCATCCAGTTGTTGAATGTTTTTTAGAAACTCCCTTTATTACCAATTCTATTTCTTTATCCAATACGAATAGAATGCTTATTATTACAGGCCCTAATATGGGTGGTAAAAGTACTTATATGCGTCAAGTTGCACTTATTGTTATCATGGCTTGCATAGGTAGTTTCGTACCAGCAAAATATGCTTCTATTGGTCCAATTGATAAAATTTTTACACGTATTGGTTCTGCAGATGACGTAAGTAATGGTTATTCAACATTTATGATGGAAATGACAGAAATATCTAATATTCTTCATAATGCTACTTGTAATAGTTTAATTTTAATAGATGAATTAGGACGAGGAACATCAAATAAAGATGGGTTAGCATTAGCTTGGTCATGTTCTAAATATTTAATTATTAAAAATAAATCTATGATTTTATTATCTACTCACTTTATTGAATTAACAAAATTAGAAAAATTTTTTAAAAACATCCAAAATTTTCATTTTTCTGCTATTGAACATAATTCAAGTATAGTTTTTCTATATAAAATTGAAAAAGGAGTTTCAAAAAAAAGTTATGGTATATCAGTAGCTGCTTTATCTGGAATTCCACATATTGTAATAAAGGATGCAAAGGAAAAATTGATTGAATTAGAAAGTAAATAA
- a CDS encoding 5'-3' exonuclease → MLYIKKKPIIIVDGSLYLYRSYFTFQNFNNNEENPSGAIYGMLKTIENILKKNYGSKKIIIIFDSSKKTFRNTIFKEYKSNRAKMPNKLYVQIPPLLKIFKEIGIKTLNILGIEADDIIGSLAYKLEQEGEQVLIVSHDKDMIQLVTNNINILHLSKNNIITPDKIREKYGIYPQEFIDLLALMGDASDNIPGIPKIGMKTALCLLKKFSNIKNIYNNIEKIQFLSFRNSKNAAIQLKKYKETAFLSYKLAQIKLDVPINITSEEITLKKTCFKKLSNLIKLYSFNK, encoded by the coding sequence ATGTTATACATAAAAAAAAAACCTATTATTATAGTCGATGGAAGCTTATATTTATATCGTTCTTATTTTACATTTCAAAACTTTAATAATAATGAAGAAAACCCATCTGGGGCTATATATGGAATGTTAAAAACGATAGAAAATATTTTAAAAAAAAATTATGGTTCAAAAAAAATTATTATTATTTTTGATTCATCTAAAAAAACTTTCAGAAATACAATATTTAAAGAATATAAAAGTAATAGAGCTAAAATGCCTAATAAATTATACGTACAAATTCCACCCCTTTTAAAAATTTTTAAAGAAATTGGTATTAAAACTTTAAATATTTTAGGAATAGAAGCTGATGATATTATTGGAAGTTTGGCTTATAAACTAGAACAAGAAGGAGAACAAGTATTAATTGTTAGTCATGATAAAGACATGATACAACTTGTAACCAATAATATTAATATATTGCATTTAAGTAAAAATAATATTATTACTCCCGATAAAATAAGAGAAAAATATGGTATTTATCCTCAAGAATTTATTGATCTTTTAGCTCTAATGGGAGATGCTTCTGATAACATTCCAGGAATTCCTAAAATTGGCATGAAAACTGCATTATGTCTATTAAAAAAATTTTCAAATATTAAAAATATTTATAATAACATTGAAAAAATACAATTTTTATCTTTTCGAAATTCTAAAAATGCTGCTATTCAACTAAAAAAATATAAAGAAACTGCTTTTCTTTCATACAAATTAGCACAAATAAAACTAGATGTTCCTATTAATATTACTTCTGAAGAAATTACTTTAAAAAAAACATGTTTTAAAAAATTATCTAATTTAATTAAATTATATTCATTTAATAAATAA
- a CDS encoding DsbA family protein, translated as MKKILIVLYSIFLSCSALSYEFTNQKEYDIEKRNISNVPEVMHFFSFFCPYCYELEKTHNIQSLIKNKLNKKTKIQTYHVNFLGGTFSKKLTKIWIIAQQMKVEEKIMIPIFKEIQDNNTVSNISKIKNIFLKKTGINSDQYNQFWNSFTIKTLIKKNDNDIKKIKLNHVPSMIINGKYIIDYYKLEMIFKKQFSKKYIKLINFLLSKK; from the coding sequence ATGAAAAAAATATTAATTGTTTTATACAGTATATTTTTATCTTGTAGTGCTTTATCTTATGAATTCACTAATCAAAAAGAATACGACATAGAAAAAAGAAATATTTCGAATGTTCCTGAAGTAATGCATTTTTTTTCTTTTTTTTGTCCATACTGTTACGAACTAGAAAAGACACATAATATTCAATCTTTAATTAAAAACAAATTAAATAAAAAAACAAAAATACAAACTTACCATGTTAATTTTTTAGGAGGAACATTTAGTAAAAAATTAACAAAAATTTGGATAATAGCGCAACAAATGAAAGTTGAAGAAAAAATTATGATACCTATTTTTAAAGAAATTCAAGATAATAATACCGTAAGTAATATTTCTAAAATTAAAAATATATTTTTGAAAAAAACAGGAATAAATTCAGATCAATATAACCAATTTTGGAACAGTTTTACAATTAAAACATTAATAAAAAAAAATGATAATGATATAAAAAAAATAAAATTAAATCATGTTCCCAGTATGATAATCAATGGAAAATATATTATTGATTATTATAAATTAGAGATGATTTTTAAAAAACAATTCTCTAAAAAATATATAAAACTAATAAACTTTTTACTTTCAAAAAAATAA
- the ygfZ gene encoding tRNA-modifying protein YgfZ, translated as MLLFNFLKKSVYPSTNLPLTLSLLEEWCLVYIDGLDGKKHLQNQFTIDINFLKKEEYKLCAHCNFNGKVWATMFLFHYKKGYAYIIRKSIVKTHIKELKKYAVFSKVQIRELDNIFLFGLSGIDAKLFLSKYFIDIPNEQCPLTFHEDKTILWFSKPFERFLLVLSLKDLFFLRKKENEIILLNNSKQWLLLDIEAGFPIIDEQNSQKFLPQSINLTNLQAVSFNKGCYYGQETIARVFHKNLNKHELYILSSTGNINPKIGSIIEMKKDEKWYRIGFLLAIVHVKVNEIVIQAVLNKSVKIQNIFRIYEFKNIFLIKN; from the coding sequence ATGTTGTTGTTTAATTTTTTAAAAAAATCTGTTTACCCTTCAACTAATCTACCTTTAACATTAAGTTTACTTGAAGAATGGTGTCTAGTTTACATAGATGGTCTTGATGGTAAAAAACATCTCCAAAATCAATTTACTATTGATATTAATTTTTTAAAAAAAGAAGAATACAAACTTTGTGCTCATTGTAACTTTAATGGAAAAGTATGGGCAACTATGTTTTTATTCCATTATAAAAAAGGTTATGCTTATATTATTCGTAAAAGTATTGTTAAAACACACATTAAAGAACTAAAAAAATATGCTGTTTTTTCTAAAGTACAAATTCGAGAATTAGATAATATTTTTTTATTTGGCTTATCTGGAATTGACGCTAAGTTGTTTTTATCGAAATATTTTATTGATATCCCAAACGAACAGTGTCCATTAACTTTTCATGAAGATAAAACTATACTTTGGTTTTCAAAACCTTTTGAAAGATTTTTATTAGTTTTGTCTTTAAAGGATTTATTTTTTTTACGCAAAAAAGAAAATGAAATTATTTTACTAAACAATAGTAAACAATGGCTTCTATTAGATATAGAGGCAGGATTTCCTATTATTGATGAACAAAATTCTCAAAAATTTTTGCCACAATCTATCAATTTAACAAATCTTCAAGCTGTAAGCTTTAATAAGGGATGCTATTATGGACAAGAAACAATAGCACGAGTATTCCATAAGAATTTGAATAAACATGAATTATATATTTTATCAAGTACAGGAAATATTAATCCTAAAATTGGTTCTATTATTGAAATGAAAAAAGATGAAAAATGGTATAGAATTGGTTTCTTACTAGCAATAGTTCATGTTAAAGTTAATGAAATTGTTATACAAGCAGTTTTAAACAAATCTGTAAAGATTCAAAATATATTTAGAATTTATGAATTTAAAAATATTTTTTTAATTAAAAATTAG
- the typA gene encoding translational GTPase TypA codes for MHQNIRNIAIIAHVDHGKTTLLDQLLQQSGTFQKHEEKKERIMDSNDLEKERGITILSKNTSIKWKKYKINIIDTPGHADFGGEVERVMSMVDSVLLVVDALDGPMPQTRFVTKKAFKHGLNPIVVINKIDRKNSRPDWVINEIFDLFINLNANDKQLDFPIIYTSAILGTSGTDYLQMQNDMIPLYEAIIKHAPSPNVDPNQKFQMQISQLDYNNYLGVIGVGRIKQGHIKPNDSVVIIDNLGKSRIGKVNKVLNYFGLKRLEIEKGEAGDIIAITGLNKLNISDTICHPDHLQPLPPLIIDQPTVNMFFSVNTSPFSGKEGKYITSRQILERLKKETIHNVALQVKETKDANTFSVSGRGELHLSILIENMRREGFELEVSRPKIIFRKINDTKQEPFENLILDIEEKHQGNVMKFIGERKGELKNIIVDPNKRIRLEYILSSRALIGFRTEFMSITSGTGLCYSSFSHYEEYQKNDIGQRKNGVLISNSTGMAVAFALFNLQERGKLFLGHGSQVYEGQIIGLHNRSNDLTVNCLTGKKLTNMRASGTDEAIILTTFTKFTLEEALSFINDDELVEITPKSIRLRKRYLKENERKKANRNKNTIVN; via the coding sequence ATGCATCAAAATATAAGAAATATTGCTATTATAGCACATGTTGATCATGGGAAAACAACATTACTTGATCAGCTTTTACAACAATCTGGAACTTTTCAAAAACATGAAGAAAAGAAAGAACGTATCATGGATTCTAATGATTTAGAAAAAGAAAGAGGAATCACAATTTTATCTAAAAATACTTCTATTAAATGGAAAAAATATAAAATCAATATTATTGATACACCAGGTCACGCTGATTTCGGAGGTGAAGTAGAACGAGTAATGTCTATGGTTGATTCAGTTTTACTAGTTGTAGATGCATTAGATGGACCTATGCCACAAACTCGTTTTGTCACTAAAAAGGCATTTAAACACGGTTTAAACCCCATTGTAGTTATTAATAAAATTGATAGAAAAAATTCTCGTCCTGATTGGGTTATAAATGAAATCTTTGATCTTTTTATAAATCTTAATGCTAATGATAAACAACTTGACTTTCCAATTATATATACTTCTGCTATTCTTGGAACTTCAGGGACCGACTATCTTCAGATGCAAAACGATATGATTCCATTATACGAAGCAATTATTAAACATGCTCCATCTCCTAATGTAGATCCTAATCAAAAATTTCAAATGCAAATTTCTCAACTTGACTACAATAATTATTTAGGAGTAATAGGCGTTGGCCGTATTAAACAAGGTCATATCAAACCTAATGATTCAGTAGTTATTATTGATAATTTAGGAAAAAGTAGAATTGGTAAAGTTAATAAGGTATTGAATTACTTTGGACTTAAAAGATTAGAAATAGAAAAAGGCGAAGCAGGTGATATAATCGCTATTACAGGTCTAAACAAATTAAATATTTCTGATACAATCTGTCATCCAGATCATTTACAACCCCTGCCACCATTAATTATAGATCAACCTACAGTAAATATGTTTTTTTCAGTTAATACTTCACCTTTTTCAGGAAAAGAAGGTAAATATATTACATCACGTCAAATTTTAGAAAGATTAAAAAAAGAAACTATACATAATGTAGCTTTACAAGTAAAAGAAACAAAAGATGCAAATACTTTTTCTGTTTCTGGACGTGGCGAATTACATTTATCTATATTAATAGAAAATATGCGTCGAGAGGGATTTGAACTAGAAGTATCTCGTCCAAAAATAATTTTTCGTAAAATAAATGACACGAAACAAGAACCATTTGAAAACTTAATTCTAGACATTGAAGAAAAGCACCAAGGCAATGTCATGAAGTTTATAGGAGAAAGAAAAGGCGAATTAAAAAATATAATTGTCGATCCTAATAAAAGGATACGTCTTGAATATATTTTATCTAGTCGAGCGCTAATTGGATTTCGTACAGAATTTATGAGTATAACTTCTGGTACTGGGCTTTGTTATTCATCTTTTAGTCACTATGAAGAATATCAAAAAAACGATATAGGACAAAGAAAAAATGGAGTTTTAATATCAAATAGCACTGGCATGGCTGTAGCTTTTGCTTTATTTAATTTACAGGAAAGAGGAAAATTGTTTTTAGGACATGGTAGTCAAGTTTATGAAGGTCAAATAATAGGTCTTCATAATCGTTCCAATGATCTAACAGTAAATTGTCTTACAGGAAAAAAACTGACTAATATGCGAGCTTCAGGAACAGACGAAGCAATAATTTTAACAACATTTACAAAATTTACGCTAGAAGAAGCTTTATCTTTCATCAACGATGATGAATTAGTAGAAATTACACCAAAATCAATACGTTTAAGAAAACGTTATTTAAAAGAAAACGAGAGAAAAAAAGCAAATCGAAATAAAAATACTATAGTTAATTAA
- a CDS encoding assimilatory sulfite reductase (NADPH) flavoprotein subunit, which yields MKNKNPFDTFFPFSIDKVENLEKIEKNCSNIQYAWLSGYFWNLANQTSSKLISEPNELFQKDDTEKIITIISASQTGNATLLAKRFNEYLNNENKKTNLVNVSDYNFKKIKNEKFLVLIISTQGEGEPPEEALSFYKFIMSKKAPRLDNLYYSIFGLGDISYDLFCQSGKDFDKRFSELGAKRLLNRLDADIEYEENYIKWSKDLLFSINQIDIPFLKKNNKDNLINGLNVYTKYKPASATILVNQKITGRNSTKDVHHIEIDISDLNIIYTPGDALGVWYQNSSQLINQILKLLSIDTFDKVQVKDKLITVFEALKNNFELTINTKHIVQKYADITQNKFLQKIISNDKDLNNYVKQTPLLNMINDYPKKLSSQQLINILRPLKPRLYSISSSQSETSDEVHITVGVVKKIISGSLHLGGASGYLSQFLKVDDSIKIFIEKNNNFRLPENKDLPIIMIASGTGIAPFRSFMQQRDNDGSKGKNWIFFGNPNFTEDFLYQLEWQRFLKNGLLTKMSLAWSRDQKQKIYVQDKIRENGKELWAWIEQGAQIYVCGNASKMAKDVEKALLDVFSKNSSMNIEESSEFLNDLRIKRRYQRDVY from the coding sequence ATGAAAAATAAAAATCCGTTTGATACCTTTTTTCCTTTTAGTATAGATAAAGTAGAAAATTTAGAAAAAATAGAAAAAAATTGTTCTAATATTCAATACGCTTGGCTTTCAGGCTATTTTTGGAATCTAGCTAATCAAACCTCTTCGAAATTAATATCTGAACCAAATGAATTATTTCAAAAAGATGATACAGAAAAAATAATTACAATTATATCTGCTTCTCAAACTGGTAATGCGACACTTCTTGCTAAACGCTTTAATGAATATTTAAATAATGAAAATAAAAAAACTAATTTAGTTAATGTTTCTGATTACAATTTCAAAAAAATTAAAAATGAAAAGTTTTTAGTTTTAATTATTTCTACTCAAGGAGAAGGAGAACCTCCAGAAGAGGCATTATCTTTTTATAAATTTATCATGTCAAAAAAAGCTCCTAGATTAGACAATTTATACTACAGTATATTTGGATTAGGAGATATTTCTTATGATTTATTTTGTCAATCAGGGAAAGATTTTGATAAAAGATTTAGCGAATTAGGAGCAAAACGTTTACTTAATAGATTAGATGCAGATATTGAATATGAAGAAAATTATATTAAGTGGTCTAAAGATTTATTGTTTTCTATAAATCAGATAGATATTCCTTTTTTAAAAAAAAACAATAAAGATAATTTGATTAATGGATTAAATGTCTATACAAAGTATAAACCTGCTTCTGCTACTATTTTAGTCAATCAAAAAATTACAGGTCGAAATTCAACTAAAGATGTTCATCATATTGAGATAGATATAAGTGATTTGAATATCATTTATACACCTGGTGATGCGTTAGGTGTATGGTATCAAAATAGTAGTCAATTAATAAATCAAATATTAAAATTACTCTCTATAGATACTTTTGATAAAGTTCAAGTCAAAGATAAATTGATTACTGTTTTTGAAGCTTTAAAAAATAATTTTGAATTAACTATAAATACCAAACATATTGTTCAAAAATATGCTGATATTACACAAAATAAATTTTTGCAGAAAATTATATCTAATGATAAAGACTTAAACAACTACGTTAAACAAACCCCTTTATTGAACATGATAAATGATTATCCTAAAAAACTATCTTCTCAACAATTAATTAACATTTTACGTCCTTTAAAACCTAGACTATATTCTATTTCTTCTTCTCAATCTGAAACAAGTGATGAAGTACATATTACAGTCGGGGTGGTGAAGAAAATAATTTCTGGTTCTTTACATTTAGGAGGTGCTTCTGGTTACCTATCACAATTTTTAAAAGTTGATGATTCTATAAAAATTTTTATTGAAAAAAATAATAACTTTCGTTTACCCGAAAACAAAGACTTACCTATTATTATGATTGCATCAGGTACTGGTATTGCTCCATTTCGTTCTTTTATGCAACAACGAGACAATGATGGATCTAAAGGAAAAAATTGGATATTTTTTGGCAATCCTAATTTTACTGAAGATTTTTTATATCAATTGGAGTGGCAAAGATTTTTAAAAAACGGACTTCTTACTAAGATGAGTTTGGCTTGGTCTCGAGATCAAAAACAAAAAATATATGTACAAGATAAAATAAGAGAAAATGGAAAGGAATTATGGGCATGGATAGAGCAAGGCGCACAGATCTATGTATGTGGCAATGCATCTAAAATGGCAAAAGATGTTGAAAAAGCACTATTAGATGTTTTCAGTAAAAATAGTTCAATGAATATTGAAGAATCCAGTGAATTTTTAAACGACTTGAGAATAAAACGACGTTATCAAAGAGATGTATATTAA